The stretch of DNA AACCGGAGCAACGGCATCAGCCGACAGTCTGCCCGACGCACAGTTGGACCGGGCGGTTGCAGCACTCGAAAAGGGTGATAAAGCCGCATCGGCACAGGCGTTGCAATCGGGAATAGCGGCTGTTGAGGCCGAAGCGAAGGCTAAACCAAGCTCGTTCAAAGATAAAATTCTGGGGCAGGTTGGTAAGTTGAAAACGCTGCTGCCGCTTATTACGGGCGGTGGTCTTGGGTCTGGCGTGCTGGGCAATGCCGTTGGTCTGACCAAACTCGCATCGGGAGCCGGACGATTGGAAAACCTGATGTCGGCGGGTTCGCTGATTGGCAAAGCCAGTCAGTTGACAAGTGGCCTCAACGGGCTGAGTAGTGCTATGTCGGTGCTGGGTGGCGGAGCTTCAGCGGGTCAATCGCTGGTGTCGACGGCACTGGCGGGCGTAGGTAAGCTCAATCAGGGCGGTATGGTTGCCAAAGCTGCCGAACCCGCCGTGAAAAACCAGATTGGCAGCGTATTGAATTTTGTTAAAGGAGCTTTATAAAATGACGTTAGACATTATCACTCCAGACCGAAAGGTTTTCTCAGGCGAAGTCAGCGCGGTTACGTTTCCGGGTAGTCAGGGTCAGTTTCAGGTGCTGAACGATCACGCAGCATTAGTAAGTACGCTTGCCAAAGGTCCGATTGTGGTGCAGAGTGCCGCCGGTCAGCAAACGTTTACCGTAGATGGTGGCGTGGTAGAAGTACTGCAAAACAAAGTGCTGGTACTGGCCGAAGCCGTTGTTGCTTAAGCACAGGTTATATAGTTTGAAGCCCGGCCAACGCGCGTTGGCCGGGCTTTTTTGTGTGGGTTGCCTACCATCATTGGTCTACAACCGTCCGACTAAAACCTGAAACGGTTTCAGAGTCAGAGAAAAATGGCCCTCCGTATCGGGAGTAAGTTTAACGCTCTGCCCCGAATGTACGTCCGTCAAAACACCCGCTTTAATCGCCTGTCCATCTATCGAAATCGTGGTCGTTTCAGACTTGTCGCCAAACGAAACCAGCACCAGCGACGCTTGTCCATTTAGCTTTCGGATGCCACTAAACACCTGTGGATTCGTGCTTTGGACTTCGTTCAGCAACACCGCCCCCCGCGTGAGTTCGGGCCACCGTTGACGCGTTGTGAACAGACGCCTGTAGTGTGCATAGGTTTGCGGATCATCATCGGGGTTGAACGGGTGGTCGGGGTCGCCGGCGAAGGCTTCGGGAATACCGAAGAAGGCATGAACGGCCTCGAATGCCATAAATCGGGGGGTGTAGCCGTCGAATTTGTCAAACCAACTGGTGTCGTGATTACGGGCATAGAACACGCGGTTTGCTCCCTTAGGCATGGCTCCGAAAACGGAAGCAAGGTGTTTTTTGTAATCGTCGGCGGTATACGTTCCGGACTGCATCCGGCGCAGTAGCAATGGAACAGCCTCAGTTTGATTATCGTGAACGAAATTACAGACATTATAAAATACTGGCCCAAACACCTCGCTCAACAGCACGGCATCGGGTTTGTTTTTGCGCAGGGCAGTCAGCATAGCCCGCATTAGTTCGGGAGCCGCCGAACCATCGCGGTAGGCCGGATAGGGCACGTTCGGATTCCAGCCCGCACCTTTATAGGTAGCCGCATCGACCCGGTAGCCGTCGTTGTCGTATTCCCGCTGATCGTGCAGCACCAGATCGACCATATACTGCTGATACCCCGCATTGGCCCAATCGGGCGTAATACTGCCCCAGGTCGGGTGATTCGCCAATTTGCCTGTCTCGTTGCGCACGAACAGATCGGGCCGTTGCTGCGGCACCAGCGACGTTTGGTGGAAGCCATGAATTACCATATCGAAAATGACCTTTAGGCCCAACCCGTGCGCCGTTTTGATGAGTGTTTTCAGGTCGGCCTTCGTACCAAATTTCGGGTCGAGTTCATAGAGATCGATGGGGCTGTAGCCACCAGTCCAGTGCGGCATCAGATAAATCATGGTGAATCCGATGCTCTTGTAGAAGGGCAGTTTGGCCGTAATATCTTTCAGGCCACCTTTAAAGTATTTGGGATAAACTTCCAGAATCACCTGATTACGCACCCAAGCAGGCGTTGTTGCATCGAGCGGCATCGTAGCTGTCACCTCCTTCTGATACGCCAGCAGGGCTTCGGCCCGGCTCGGAGTTAAAACCAGATGCTGCACGTCTGACTCAACGGCCTGACCGGGCGCGAGGTAGTACGCCCGTTTGTCGTCGTGCCGGAGGGTAATGGTTTGGCCGTTGCCGTCGATAGCCGTGTAATAAGCCACTTCCCCGCCCGTACTCATGAAACTTGCCAGCGTTGTTTTTCTGGTCTTATTTTCGAGCAGCAGTAAGCCAAATCCAGCATCGGGTGCGCTGTGAAACCGAATCGTTTTTGCCTTCAGCGAATCATAGGGCGTTTCGGGCCGCACGAACGTATTCGTAAAAAAAGGCCCCGGCACGGTCAGAACACAGTCGGTCGGTTTGCCAACGACCGCACCCGGCACCTGAAACCGGAAGCCGTCGACATGTTCACGGTCTCCGGGCCTGGTACGTAGTAAGCGGGCAGATCGTTCGAGCCGTTTTTCGAGAGGAAACAGCGTATAAATAGTCGTTAACTCATACTGATACACAGTTTGCCCATCCGTTTTTTTGTCCGGCAAAATACCGACTGTAACGGCGAGCGATGCGCCCCGCCGGTTTTTGTCGATGTGGTAGTCGTGTCGCAACACGGTTGCCCCATGCTTAGCAATCATGTACTCGCCATTGATACTAAAATCGAGCGCGGGTTGCTTGGCCGTAACCGTTACCAAATTCTCTTTAACGCCTTGGGCCGTCCATGACTGCCACTCGCCGGTTTGCTTGTTGATTTTCAATTCTGTGCGCTGATTTCCAAACACCCACTGATCGGTGGTATCGGTCAGGTAGACGTCGTTGAAAATTGGCGTTGCAGCCGGGACGAAAGCGAGCAGCGCGGATACGGTTATACAGAGGTAAGCAGGTAGGCGAGACATACAGACGGAGCGTTTCTTTCAAAGGCAGAAAGGAAAAAAATCGCTGATTTTCACCGCCCGAGCATTAACTCGCACCAATTAGCCTGCTTATCTTTGCCGAATGACCACTAAACCATTTATCGTCGGCATCACCGGCGGGAGTGCTTCGGGCAAAACATCGTTTCTAAAAGGGGTTCTGAGTGCGTTCACGGACGAGCAAATCTGCCTCATATCGCAGGACAACTACTATAGAAAACGCAATGAGATTCCGGTCGATGATCAGGGTATTCACAACTTCGACCTGCCCGAAACCATCGACCATCACCTATACGCACAGCATATCGAACAGCTCAGGGATGGTCGTGCTGTGCATCAGATGGAGTATACCTTCAACAACCCGAACGTGGTGCCGCGTTTGCTGACGTTTCAGCCCGCACCTATCATCATTGTGGAAGGTATTTTCGTGTTTCATTTCCGCGAACTGGCCGATCAGATGGATTTAAAAATTTTCATCGACGCCAAGAACAGTATCAAACTCGAACGGCGCGTAAAACGCGATGCTGAAGAACGCGGCTACGACCTCGACGATGTAATGTACCGGTGGAAATATCACGTCAAACCCACTTACAAGCAGTTTATTAAACCCTACCGCGCCGAGGCCGATATTGTGATTCCGAATAACGTGCAGTATCAAAAAGGGTTAGATGTGGTCATCGCATTTCTGAAAACGAAAGTGAGCGAGTGAGGGGAGGTGCTTCAGATCAGACAAACGATTCATTCATTGCCATTGTTATACCCTCAAACCGCCATCCAACCACATGGAAGCACTGCTCGAAGAAGTACAGCGCGTGGGTTACGTAAATAAGCCCGTTGCCGAAGACATAGATTTAGTGGCCGAAATCAAGCGGCTCAAAAAAGAGAAGAATGCCGTTATTCTGGCTCACTACTATGTCGATGGAGCTATTCAGGATTTGGCCGATTACATTGGCGATAGCCTGGGTTTGAGTCAGCAGGCAGCCGCCACACCCGCCGATATGATTGTATTCTGCGGAGTGCATTTTATGGGCGAAACAGCTAAAATTCTCTCGCCCGAAAAGAAAGTCGTGATTCCCGACCTCAACGCGGGCTGCTCACTGGCCGATTCGGCCCCTGCCGATAAGTTTGCGGCTTTTAAGGCACAGTACCCCGATCACATGGTGCTGTCGTATATCAACTGCTCGGCAGAAATCAAGGCACTGTCCGACATCATTGTGACGTCCTCGAACGCGCTGAAAATTGTGCAGAGCCTACCCGCCGATCAGAAAATCATCTTCGCGCCCGACGCCAACTTGGGTCGTTACGTAGCGAAGAAAACGGGCCGCGACATGGTGCTGTGGGACGGTGCCTGCATCGTTCACATCGACATTTCGCTTGAGAAGCTGCAAAAACTCCGCGCCGAACATCCCGACGCCAAATTCATTGCCCACCCCGAATGCCAGGAACATATTCTGATGCATGCCGACTATATCGGCTCCACCACGGCATTGCTGAAATACGTAGTCGATAGCCCGGAACAGACGTTCATCGTGGGCACGGAAGCGGGCATTTTGCACAAGATGCGGCAGTCGGCTCCGCACAAGAAAATCATTCCGGCCCCGGCCAGTCAAAATAACACCTGTGCCTGCTCGGAGTGCCCGTACATGAAGATGAATACGCTCGAAAAGCTCTATAACTGCATGTTGTACGAGCAACCCGAAATCATCGTACCCGAAGACGTGCGCGTAAAGGCCGAAGCGTCGGTGTTGCGGATGCTGGAATTGAGTAAGAACCTATAAGACGTAAGGTATTATGCAGAACATTCTGATACAGCCGCGTAATCAGGAGGAGTTGCAATTAGTAACTCAACTGATGAAACGAATGAAGATAAAAGCCGAGGTTGTTGAGCCAAAGATGGCGAAAGTCAAGCGCAAAGAGGAAATTTTGGACAGTATTGAACGGGGAGCCAGAGAGGTTGCTGCCGCCCTGCGTGGTGAAGTTCAGTTAAAATCAGCTCGGCAATTGCTCGATGAACTTTAACGTTGAGGTAGCTTTAGAAGCCGAATCGGAAGCGTCGGTGCTGTGAGTGTTGAAAATGAGTGAGAGCTTATAATTTTCGTCTCAGAATGAAAGATTATAAAGAGACTTTTGCCTTAGAAAGTATTTGTTTACAGAATGTAAAATGCTTTAAGGGGAAGCATCAAATTGACTTTGTTGATCAGGAAGGTAAACCTGCCTTGTGGACGGTCATTTTAGGTAACAACAATACCGGAAAGACTACTTTATTAAGGTTATTGGCGAAAAAGAATATTCTGTTGATCTCTGATAAACCAAGGGATGATTCAACTTTATGGGAAGATCATGCTGAGATAGAAGAGCTCATGAAAGTTGCGGGTGATAACCACAATATATCATGTTTTGCATTGAATGGCTTTAAAGGAGAGGTGGGTAGCATAGAATCTTTCGTGCCAATTGGACTTATTACATTCTATATGTCCAGCTCTAATTTTATTGATAAATACACAAGCCCAAGAAGCGATGAAGATAACAATGTTAATTCCAATCAAATAACTAAAAGATATATAGATGCTTACGGAGTTAGTCGATTAACTTCTGAAACTACATTGTCAGATTATTCTAAATATGACGACACGACTAAAACACTTTTTTTCAATAATCAAGAGTTGACGAATGTTGAAGAGTGGCTCTTGCAATTAGATTATGCAAAAAAAAGTGAAGTGATAGGTGCTGATAAAAGACTTGAGCAATTGGTTAATACGCTAACCAGTAAAATTTTACCCGACATAGAGTCAGTTAAGTTCGAGACTTCGAAGGATTTTAAATCTTTTGCATTATTCAAGACACCATACGGATGGATTCCATTAGAAGGTTTAAGTCATGGGTATCGGACAACTATGACTTGGGTGGTTGACCTCGCTAAGCGTATGTTCGACCGTTACCCGGAACTTGACAATCCGCTTCACGGCCCGGCTATTGTTCTGGTGGATGAAATTGATTTGCATCTTCACCCGGAGTGGCAACGTAAGATTATTAAGTACCTCAGCGATCTGTTTCCTAACACGCAGTTTATCGTTACTGCACATAGTCCGTTGATTGTGCAGTCAGCAGAGAATGTGAACTTGATTATGCTGGAGAAGGATGATGAGACAGGCAGTATTAACGTCCGCCAGCAGTTTGGGTCATTTCAGGGCTGGACGGTTGAAGAGATTCTGCGCGAGTTAATGGATATGGGCGAGAAAACGCGCTCAGACCGCTTCCTGAAACTTTTAGAACAGTTTGAGCAGGGGCTAAATGAAGAGAATTATGAGAAAGCTAAAGCCGCGTATGATGAGTTAGACAGCATTCTACACCCAGCAAGCAGCCAACGTAAGTTGTTGAGTATTCAACTATCTTCTTTAGTACCCGCATGATTAAACTTCAGCCCGCTCCCATCCCGGCTGAATTAACGAAAGAAGTTATTCAAGCCCTTACTGATGAGTACAAGCGAACTGATAAAGCTGTCTGGCAGAAGGAGTACATCGGTAAAGCATTACTCAACTCTTCATACAATAAATGCTGTTTTTCAGAATGCAAACTAAACGAAGAAGGGAAGTATGACGAAATAGAGCATTATCACCCAAAGAGCTTGTACCCCGATGAAGTGGTTTCCTGGAGCAATCTTTTGCCAATAAATAAAGCTTGTAATACAGCTAAGGGGAACCATGACACAAAACTTGAGCCAATCATCAATCCCTATCTTGATGACCCCAAAGATCATTTTTACTTCAAGGGCTATCGTTTCTACGGTAAAACTGACGTAGGGCGACGCACAATCGATGTTGTAAATCTGAATGACTGGGAGACTTGGGTAGTCCCTCGTTTTGAAGTTGGTAAAGGAGTTCACGAAATATTAGAGGCTGTTTTAGAATTAGCCCGTAACTATGACACTGGACGTAGTAACTCTACCAGATCACGTAATAATTTGCTTTCTCGTCTGCGAGGTATTATGATTGAGGGCACGGAGAAGTATGTTTACAGTGCTACGGTTGCTACGTTACTACTCAACGAAGAAATGTACCAGGAAATAAAAATAATCTTGATAAGAAACGGCCTTTGGAATGAGAACTTTTCATCTATTGAGAAGCAAATGCGTTATTGCGCTTTAGACACCAAACCCTGAACATGCCCCACCAATATGATTTTCTGGTAATTGGCTCCGGTATTGCCGGGCTTAGCTATGCCACCAAGCTCGCTTTACATTACGAACAGGCCCAAATACCGGTCCGCATCGCTGTGATTACGAAAGTGCAGGCCGACGAAACCAATACAAAATACGCGCAGGGGGGAATTGCTGCCGTGTGGTCAGAAGATGATTCCTTCGAGAAGCACATCGAAGACACAATGGTAGCGGGCGATTTTCTGAGCGACCGCGACGTGGTTGAAATCGTAGTGCGCGAGGCACCTGGACGTATTCAGGAACTGATCGACTACGGCACTCGCTTCGACCGCGAACACGGCGGCACCGATTACGATCTTGCCAAAGAAGGCGGTCATTCAGATTACCGAATACTGCACTTTAAAGACATTACAGGGGCCGAAATTGAACGGGCACTGCTCGAAAAAGCGCACTCGCTACCCAGTATCGAGGTGTTTACGCATTTCTATGCCGTTGAACTCATCACACGCCACCATCTTGGCGAAACCGTGCATCGGTATGATACTGATAACGTGTGCTACGGTGCCTACGTGCTGAATACCCGAACGGGGCAGGTCGA from Spirosoma montaniterrae encodes:
- the udk gene encoding uridine kinase gives rise to the protein MTTKPFIVGITGGSASGKTSFLKGVLSAFTDEQICLISQDNYYRKRNEIPVDDQGIHNFDLPETIDHHLYAQHIEQLRDGRAVHQMEYTFNNPNVVPRLLTFQPAPIIIVEGIFVFHFRELADQMDLKIFIDAKNSIKLERRVKRDAEERGYDLDDVMYRWKYHVKPTYKQFIKPYRAEADIVIPNNVQYQKGLDVVIAFLKTKVSE
- a CDS encoding AAA family ATPase, whose protein sequence is MKDYKETFALESICLQNVKCFKGKHQIDFVDQEGKPALWTVILGNNNTGKTTLLRLLAKKNILLISDKPRDDSTLWEDHAEIEELMKVAGDNHNISCFALNGFKGEVGSIESFVPIGLITFYMSSSNFIDKYTSPRSDEDNNVNSNQITKRYIDAYGVSRLTSETTLSDYSKYDDTTKTLFFNNQELTNVEEWLLQLDYAKKSEVIGADKRLEQLVNTLTSKILPDIESVKFETSKDFKSFALFKTPYGWIPLEGLSHGYRTTMTWVVDLAKRMFDRYPELDNPLHGPAIVLVDEIDLHLHPEWQRKIIKYLSDLFPNTQFIVTAHSPLIVQSAENVNLIMLEKDDETGSINVRQQFGSFQGWTVEEILRELMDMGEKTRSDRFLKLLEQFEQGLNEENYEKAKAAYDELDSILHPASSQRKLLSIQLSSLVPA
- the nadA gene encoding quinolinate synthase NadA translates to MEALLEEVQRVGYVNKPVAEDIDLVAEIKRLKKEKNAVILAHYYVDGAIQDLADYIGDSLGLSQQAAATPADMIVFCGVHFMGETAKILSPEKKVVIPDLNAGCSLADSAPADKFAAFKAQYPDHMVLSYINCSAEIKALSDIIVTSSNALKIVQSLPADQKIIFAPDANLGRYVAKKTGRDMVLWDGACIVHIDISLEKLQKLRAEHPDAKFIAHPECQEHILMHADYIGSTTALLKYVVDSPEQTFIVGTEAGILHKMRQSAPHKKIIPAPASQNNTCACSECPYMKMNTLEKLYNCMLYEQPEIIVPEDVRVKAEASVLRMLELSKNL
- the atpC gene encoding ATP synthase F1 subunit epsilon — encoded protein: MTLDIITPDRKVFSGEVSAVTFPGSQGQFQVLNDHAALVSTLAKGPIVVQSAAGQQTFTVDGGVVEVLQNKVLVLAEAVVA
- a CDS encoding alpha-amylase family glycosyl hydrolase, with protein sequence MSRLPAYLCITVSALLAFVPAATPIFNDVYLTDTTDQWVFGNQRTELKINKQTGEWQSWTAQGVKENLVTVTAKQPALDFSINGEYMIAKHGATVLRHDYHIDKNRRGASLAVTVGILPDKKTDGQTVYQYELTTIYTLFPLEKRLERSARLLRTRPGDREHVDGFRFQVPGAVVGKPTDCVLTVPGPFFTNTFVRPETPYDSLKAKTIRFHSAPDAGFGLLLLENKTRKTTLASFMSTGGEVAYYTAIDGNGQTITLRHDDKRAYYLAPGQAVESDVQHLVLTPSRAEALLAYQKEVTATMPLDATTPAWVRNQVILEVYPKYFKGGLKDITAKLPFYKSIGFTMIYLMPHWTGGYSPIDLYELDPKFGTKADLKTLIKTAHGLGLKVIFDMVIHGFHQTSLVPQQRPDLFVRNETGKLANHPTWGSITPDWANAGYQQYMVDLVLHDQREYDNDGYRVDAATYKGAGWNPNVPYPAYRDGSAAPELMRAMLTALRKNKPDAVLLSEVFGPVFYNVCNFVHDNQTEAVPLLLRRMQSGTYTADDYKKHLASVFGAMPKGANRVFYARNHDTSWFDKFDGYTPRFMAFEAVHAFFGIPEAFAGDPDHPFNPDDDPQTYAHYRRLFTTRQRWPELTRGAVLLNEVQSTNPQVFSGIRKLNGQASLVLVSFGDKSETTTISIDGQAIKAGVLTDVHSGQSVKLTPDTEGHFSLTLKPFQVLVGRL